In Candidatus Contubernalis alkalaceticus, the following proteins share a genomic window:
- a CDS encoding Spo0E family sporulation regulatory protein-aspartic acid phosphatase, producing the protein MVNIEEVLGEISRVRDELQEMVVEKDCIDNEVLEKSRELEDLHENYYNLLRLVNWQH; encoded by the coding sequence ATGGTTAATATTGAAGAAGTTTTGGGTGAAATATCAAGGGTTAGAGATGAACTGCAGGAAATGGTAGTAGAAAAAGACTGTATAGATAATGAAGTCTTGGAAAAAAGCAGGGAACTGGAGGATTTGCATGAGAATTATTACAATCTGTTGAGATTAGTAAACTGGCAGCATTAA
- the hpt gene encoding hypoxanthine phosphoribosyltransferase — translation MNNKLKEIISPEEICSRVKKMGETISSDYLGKELILISVLRGSVYFAVDLSRSLSIPFSIDFISISRYGGNTEPAGVVRITKNLDVNIGNKDVLIVEDIVDTGLSLSYLLQNLKTRNPKTLKVCTFLNVESRRIVNVPVDYKGFDLPDIYVVGYGLDHDEQYRGLPFVAEFVKT, via the coding sequence ATGAACAACAAACTAAAAGAAATAATCTCTCCAGAGGAAATCTGCTCCCGGGTGAAAAAAATGGGAGAAACAATATCAAGTGATTACCTTGGAAAAGAACTGATATTGATCAGCGTGCTTAGGGGAAGCGTATATTTCGCTGTGGACTTGAGCCGCTCTCTCAGCATCCCCTTTTCAATAGACTTTATCAGTATCTCCCGTTACGGAGGCAATACAGAGCCTGCCGGTGTAGTACGTATTACTAAAAACCTGGACGTAAATATTGGAAATAAGGATGTCCTGATAGTTGAAGACATTGTTGATACTGGACTCAGCCTCAGTTATCTACTTCAAAACTTAAAAACCCGGAATCCCAAAACTTTGAAAGTATGTACCTTTTTAAATGTAGAGTCCCGAAGAATTGTTAATGTACCTGTGGATTACAAAGGCTTTGACCTGCCGGATATCTATGTGGTTGGTTATGGACTGGATCATGATGAACAATACAGAGGGTTACCATTTGTTGCGGAATTTGTTAAAACCTAA
- a CDS encoding 4Fe-4S dicluster domain-containing protein — MEQVVMNTALKESESLLSEIEHKSHVDVKKCYQCGTCAAGCPVSYVSDFTPRQVVKMLQTGLIDEVFKSHMIWLCIGCGNCVARCPRNLNIPHLHDTLRILSKEKGYPCAEKDVDIFNDSFLKTVQYTGRLYEAGLTMLYNTRSGHFMAGMDVAPGMFMLGKISPFPHLIKGRKEVANIFKKMREMKGAK, encoded by the coding sequence ATGGAACAGGTAGTTATGAACACGGCATTGAAGGAATCTGAATCTTTGCTTTCAGAGATAGAACATAAAAGCCATGTAGATGTTAAAAAATGCTATCAATGCGGGACCTGTGCAGCTGGTTGTCCAGTCTCTTATGTAAGTGATTTTACCCCTCGTCAGGTGGTTAAAATGCTGCAGACTGGACTCATTGATGAAGTTTTTAAGTCTCACATGATTTGGCTGTGTATCGGATGCGGCAACTGTGTTGCTCGCTGTCCGCGGAACTTAAATATTCCCCACCTTCATGACACATTAAGGATTCTTTCCAAGGAAAAAGGTTACCCCTGTGCTGAAAAGGATGTAGATATATTTAACGATTCTTTCCTGAAAACAGTGCAGTATACCGGCAGGCTTTATGAAGCAGGTTTAACAATGCTTTACAATACACGTTCAGGTCATTTTATGGCCGGTATGGACGTGGCCCCTGGAATGTTTATGCTAGGGAAAATTAGTCCTTTCCCCCACCTGATTAAAGGTAGAAAAGAAGTAGCCAATATCTTTAAGAAAATGCGGGAAATGAAAGGAGCGAAATAA
- a CDS encoding THUMP domain-containing class I SAM-dependent RNA methyltransferase, protein MSYLELIATSTFGLEAVVAEEVKDLGYKDIKVENGKVTFLGDWEALCRANLWLRVADRVRLKVGEFKAVTFEELFEQTKALPWPELIPGDAEFPVEGKSVKSGLFSVSDCQAIVKKAVVESMKKKYRSQWFEEKGPLYKIEVALLKDTAVLTLDTTGAGLHKRGYRELSSFAPLKETLAAALIKLSHWRADMILVDPFCGSGTIPIEAALIGQNVAPGMNREFVSESWPNIPRQVWRTARKETHDLAKFDQPLEIIGTDINEKVLGLARKNAFEAGVDQGIHFQKMSFNEFRSRKKYGKFICNPPYGERLGQLKEVESMYRELGKFLKEFDTWSYYILSSHPDFESLLGERATKRRKLYNGNIKVHYYQYYGPKPKKRKERSTEVGLHTGLK, encoded by the coding sequence ATGTCTTACCTGGAACTGATTGCAACCTCTACCTTTGGTTTAGAGGCCGTTGTGGCTGAAGAGGTAAAAGACTTAGGTTATAAGGATATTAAGGTAGAAAACGGTAAAGTCACCTTTTTAGGTGACTGGGAGGCGCTGTGCCGGGCTAATTTATGGCTGCGGGTGGCAGACCGGGTTCGCCTAAAAGTAGGAGAGTTTAAAGCGGTGACCTTTGAAGAGCTTTTTGAGCAGACTAAAGCTCTTCCTTGGCCGGAACTGATTCCCGGGGATGCAGAATTTCCAGTAGAGGGTAAGTCGGTGAAGTCCGGTTTGTTCAGTGTGTCGGACTGTCAGGCTATCGTTAAAAAGGCTGTAGTAGAAAGTATGAAAAAAAAATATAGAAGTCAGTGGTTCGAAGAAAAAGGCCCTCTTTACAAGATAGAAGTGGCTCTTTTAAAAGATACTGCTGTTTTAACTCTGGATACCACCGGTGCAGGACTTCACAAAAGAGGATATCGGGAACTTTCCAGTTTTGCCCCGTTAAAGGAGACCCTGGCAGCAGCCTTGATTAAACTGTCCCATTGGAGGGCCGACATGATTCTGGTAGATCCTTTTTGTGGTTCCGGGACTATTCCTATTGAAGCGGCTCTAATTGGGCAAAATGTGGCACCCGGCATGAACCGGGAGTTCGTTTCAGAAAGCTGGCCCAACATACCCCGTCAGGTGTGGAGAACGGCTAGAAAGGAGACTCATGACCTGGCAAAATTTGACCAGCCGTTAGAAATAATAGGTACAGACATTAATGAGAAGGTTTTAGGGTTAGCCCGCAAGAATGCCTTTGAAGCCGGAGTAGATCAAGGGATCCACTTTCAAAAAATGTCTTTTAATGAATTTCGTTCCAGGAAAAAATATGGTAAATTTATATGCAACCCCCCCTATGGAGAACGTCTGGGTCAATTAAAAGAGGTAGAGAGTATGTATCGGGAGCTGGGAAAGTTTTTAAAAGAATTTGATACTTGGTCTTATTATATTTTAAGCTCTCATCCGGATTTTGAAAGTCTTTTGGGTGAAAGGGCCACCAAAAGGAGAAAACTATACAACGGAAATATCAAAGTCCACTATTATCAGTATTACGGTCCGAAACCTAAAAAGAGAAAAGAGAGGAGTACAGAAGTTGGTCTTCATACCGGCCTTAAATAA
- a CDS encoding redox-sensing transcriptional repressor Rex, whose product MPRRNAPFSIIRRLPIYLRILDNLIKKDVDIISSRTLSFRTGFTAEQIRKDLAYFGAFGTRGTGYNTVYLRDKLLKIIALDKENNTVVIGSGHLGKAFGRYNLTKNPYISVVGMFDISDEVIGCQVEGLTIKHIDFMPEVIKEYNVRVAILTIPSPQAQLVVNKLVKLGIVAILNFAPTKLNVPEHVHVHNIDLTIELQSLFYYTTLETEKDI is encoded by the coding sequence ATGCCGCGACGCAATGCGCCTTTTTCAATTATTAGACGTCTTCCTATCTATTTAAGAATATTAGATAATTTAATAAAAAAAGATGTGGATATTATTTCTTCAAGGACTTTAAGTTTTAGAACCGGGTTTACAGCGGAACAGATTAGAAAAGACCTTGCTTATTTTGGTGCTTTTGGAACCCGGGGAACTGGATATAACACTGTCTATTTGAGGGATAAATTATTAAAAATTATTGCTTTAGATAAAGAAAATAATACTGTAGTAATTGGTTCCGGGCATCTGGGTAAAGCATTTGGCCGATATAATCTTACCAAAAATCCTTATATTTCAGTGGTAGGGATGTTTGATATATCAGATGAGGTTATTGGCTGCCAGGTGGAAGGTTTGACCATTAAGCATATTGACTTTATGCCGGAAGTGATTAAAGAGTATAATGTCAGGGTGGCTATACTGACCATTCCTTCGCCACAGGCTCAACTGGTGGTGAACAAACTGGTGAAATTAGGAATCGTGGCGATACTTAATTTTGCGCCTACCAAATTGAACGTGCCAGAGCATGTTCATGTACACAATATTGATCTCACTATTGAACTGCAGAGCCTGTTCTACTATACCACCCTTGAAACAGAAAAAGATATTTAG
- a CDS encoding CoB--CoM heterodisulfide reductase iron-sulfur subunit B family protein: MKIAYYPGCSLESTGKEYHFSNKLIAKKLGIELWEIPNWNCCGASPAHQSDLFLPIGLNARNLAIAEEEGLDVLAPCAACYNRMLAAVEAVNNDEDMRKKVNESIGRDYKGTNTAVNMVQFLHDMVGIDKISAQIQKKLSGLKVACYYGCLLVKPPALTKYDNPENPQSLDRIVEALGAEPIVWPYKTECCGGGLAISKTEVILKLSNDIFSMAVASGADCLVTACPMCQLNLELRQAATEKEYKVKYNMPVFEISELVGLSFGFSPKELGINKHFVKNDAFLKEKKLA; this comes from the coding sequence ATGAAGATAGCATATTATCCCGGTTGTTCTCTGGAATCAACAGGTAAAGAGTATCATTTTTCCAATAAGTTAATTGCTAAAAAGCTGGGAATTGAACTTTGGGAAATACCCAACTGGAACTGCTGCGGAGCATCACCTGCTCACCAGTCAGACCTTTTTTTACCCATAGGCCTTAATGCCCGTAACCTGGCCATCGCAGAAGAAGAGGGCTTAGATGTTCTGGCACCCTGTGCTGCCTGTTACAACAGGATGCTGGCTGCTGTAGAGGCAGTAAACAATGATGAGGACATGAGGAAAAAGGTAAATGAAAGCATAGGTCGTGATTATAAGGGAACTAATACCGCTGTTAACATGGTACAGTTTTTGCATGATATGGTTGGCATCGATAAGATTTCTGCCCAGATACAAAAAAAGCTTTCCGGGTTGAAAGTAGCCTGTTACTATGGCTGTCTTTTAGTGAAGCCTCCTGCATTGACAAAATATGACAATCCTGAAAACCCTCAGTCATTAGATAGGATTGTGGAAGCACTGGGTGCAGAACCCATTGTATGGCCTTATAAAACAGAGTGCTGTGGCGGTGGGCTGGCTATTTCTAAGACCGAAGTAATATTAAAACTGAGCAATGATATTTTCTCAATGGCCGTGGCCAGTGGGGCGGATTGTCTGGTAACCGCCTGTCCCATGTGTCAGCTTAACCTGGAATTACGTCAGGCGGCCACTGAAAAGGAATACAAGGTTAAGTATAATATGCCTGTGTTCGAAATTTCGGAGTTGGTTGGTTTAAGTTTTGGTTTCAGTCCAAAAGAACTTGGTATCAACAAGCATTTTGTTAAAAATGATGCTTTCTTAAAAGAGAAAAAATTAGCCTAA
- a CDS encoding polyprenyl synthetase family protein, which yields MRVNQVFAGIERELHKFEIELGKSLNSEDRLVAEISSHLLSSAGKRLRPALFFLCAKLKRTDLESCIPVAVAIELIHSATLVHDDVVDNSDFRRGLPSVNSRWGNQVSVLMGDYLFAKAFAILTGFRSLSLIDIMSNVVEKMSEGEIQQQNEIFEANLTEQVYLDRVKKKTALFISASCRSGGVVTGASEQEIEAMANYGHNLGMAFQITDDLLDFLGEADKTGKPVGNDLRYGTITLPVIYMLKKCPEREFFKDKIMNRQIDYKLIDAIIQEIKITNAYESTFRLAEKYIDQAVRELTIFPDSPTKQTLEFVARYILKRFY from the coding sequence ATGAGGGTAAATCAAGTATTTGCCGGAATAGAAAGAGAACTTCATAAATTTGAAATAGAGCTGGGAAAGTCTTTAAACTCTGAAGACAGATTAGTTGCAGAGATTTCTTCGCATTTATTAAGTTCTGCTGGTAAAAGACTAAGGCCAGCATTATTCTTTTTATGTGCGAAATTAAAACGAACGGATTTGGAAAGCTGTATCCCTGTGGCTGTAGCTATTGAATTAATTCATTCTGCCACTTTAGTTCACGATGATGTAGTTGATAATTCTGATTTTCGCCGGGGGCTTCCTTCAGTTAATTCAAGATGGGGTAACCAGGTGTCTGTTTTGATGGGAGATTATTTGTTTGCCAAAGCTTTTGCTATATTAACCGGTTTCAGGTCATTATCCCTGATTGACATTATGTCTAACGTGGTGGAGAAGATGTCTGAGGGGGAAATACAGCAGCAGAACGAAATTTTTGAGGCTAATCTTACCGAGCAGGTTTATTTGGACAGGGTTAAGAAAAAAACCGCTCTATTTATTTCTGCCAGCTGCCGCAGTGGAGGGGTTGTGACAGGAGCCAGTGAGCAGGAAATAGAAGCTATGGCCAACTATGGTCATAATCTAGGTATGGCCTTTCAGATTACTGATGACCTTTTAGATTTCTTAGGGGAAGCTGATAAAACAGGAAAACCGGTTGGCAATGATTTACGGTACGGTACAATTACGCTGCCTGTCATTTATATGCTTAAAAAATGCCCCGAGAGGGAATTTTTTAAGGACAAAATCATGAACAGACAGATTGACTACAAACTTATAGATGCAATTATCCAAGAAATCAAAATTACTAATGCTTATGAGAGCACTTTTCGTCTTGCTGAAAAGTATATAGATCAGGCCGTCCGAGAGCTGACAATATTTCCGGATAGTCCTACCAAACAGACGTTGGAATTTGTTGCAAGATATATACTTAAGAGATTTTACTAG
- a CDS encoding YetF domain-containing protein has product MAFQVVMRTVVFYVTVLIVIRLLGKREVGQLSSFDLVVAIMIAELAAIPMDKIEIPIYVGILPILTLAILEVMLAGVSLKSKIARSVINGVPSVLIENGNILEGELRKLRYNINDLLRQLREKDVFNISDVEFAILETSGKISVVLKSQSRPVIPKDLNLRPSYEGLSHPLIIDGNVNTDNLKKVKLDSQWLKDELKKNNVNDFKEVLLATIDSQGNLYVSKKEKS; this is encoded by the coding sequence ATGGCTTTTCAAGTTGTTATGCGAACAGTCGTTTTTTATGTGACGGTACTAATTGTAATCCGCTTGTTGGGTAAAAGGGAAGTGGGTCAGCTTTCTTCTTTTGATCTGGTAGTAGCTATAATGATTGCAGAGCTGGCGGCAATTCCTATGGATAAGATTGAGATTCCCATATATGTAGGGATTCTTCCCATATTGACTCTGGCTATTTTAGAGGTAATGTTGGCTGGGGTGAGTTTAAAAAGTAAAATAGCTAGATCGGTAATTAATGGAGTGCCGTCTGTCCTTATAGAAAATGGTAATATATTAGAAGGTGAACTGAGGAAATTAAGATATAATATTAATGATCTGCTAAGACAGTTAAGAGAAAAAGATGTATTTAATATTTCTGATGTAGAATTTGCTATTTTAGAAACTTCAGGAAAAATAAGTGTAGTGTTGAAATCTCAGAGTAGGCCGGTGATCCCTAAAGATTTAAACCTCCGCCCCAGCTACGAGGGGTTATCACATCCTTTAATTATTGATGGTAATGTAAATACTGATAACTTAAAAAAAGTAAAATTAGATTCCCAATGGTTGAAGGATGAATTAAAAAAGAACAATGTGAATGATTTCAAGGAGGTTTTGTTAGCCACTATTGACAGCCAAGGCAATCTTTATGTGAGTAAAAAGGAAAAATCTTAA
- a CDS encoding cation:proton antiporter, with protein MAITDQILGVGVLLILGYAGGQLAKKAKLPAVAGYCLTGILLSPSVFNIIPYDLNMELEALKVLGLSMIAMIIGGELNLRVLKKIGKSIVVITFAQIFTTLLIVFLGMFLLMGKDLSVALIMAAMATATAPAATLAVMKEYKSKGKFSTTLLGVIALDDALCIILVGFALAFAKGLMEMGATFEIADLAHPAWELAGSLGLGFFTGLILSFVLKYIQDKHETIVILLAFVLINSGISTYLDLSSLLVNMVSGAVVANLYLKNPVVINVLDDIDLPIFVIFFTLAGASLHLDLLLANWFPALIYIITRALGKISGCYYGALISGADAVVRKYMGFAMLPKAGVSIGLILFVQSRFPGTELAALVTAIELAAVTFYEIIGPLATRYALMGAGEVSISTGKLDSHKMQT; from the coding sequence ATGGCTATTACGGATCAGATTTTAGGGGTAGGAGTATTATTAATTCTGGGTTATGCAGGAGGACAGCTGGCAAAGAAGGCAAAATTACCGGCAGTAGCCGGTTACTGCTTAACAGGTATCCTGTTAAGCCCATCTGTTTTCAACATTATTCCCTATGACTTAAACATGGAACTTGAGGCTTTAAAAGTTTTGGGACTGAGCATGATTGCTATGATCATTGGTGGAGAACTTAACTTGCGTGTATTAAAAAAAATTGGTAAAAGCATTGTGGTGATTACTTTTGCGCAAATATTTACCACTTTACTGATTGTTTTTTTGGGCATGTTTTTGCTTATGGGAAAAGATTTGAGTGTTGCATTAATTATGGCCGCCATGGCCACAGCTACAGCACCGGCAGCTACATTGGCAGTAATGAAGGAGTATAAATCTAAGGGAAAATTTTCTACCACTCTTTTGGGAGTGATCGCCTTAGATGATGCGCTCTGTATCATATTGGTAGGTTTTGCTTTAGCTTTTGCTAAAGGGTTAATGGAGATGGGAGCCACTTTTGAAATAGCAGATTTGGCGCATCCTGCCTGGGAGCTGGCAGGTTCTTTAGGGTTGGGGTTTTTTACAGGATTGATTCTCTCTTTTGTTTTAAAGTATATTCAAGATAAACATGAGACTATCGTGATATTATTGGCTTTTGTGTTAATTAATAGTGGTATTTCTACATATTTGGATCTCTCCTCTTTGCTGGTCAACATGGTCAGCGGAGCCGTTGTGGCAAATTTATATTTAAAAAATCCTGTTGTAATTAATGTCTTAGATGATATTGATTTGCCTATATTTGTAATCTTTTTTACATTAGCGGGCGCCAGTTTGCACTTAGACCTGTTGTTAGCTAACTGGTTTCCGGCATTAATATATATTATAACCCGAGCATTGGGAAAAATATCTGGCTGTTATTACGGAGCACTAATATCTGGTGCTGATGCTGTAGTTAGGAAATATATGGGCTTTGCTATGCTTCCCAAAGCAGGAGTCAGCATAGGATTGATTCTTTTTGTTCAATCCAGATTTCCCGGTACTGAACTGGCAGCTTTGGTAACAGCGATAGAGTTGGCTGCAGTAACCTTCTATGAAATAATTGGCCCTTTGGCCACCAGATATGCTTTGATGGGGGCTGGCGAGGTCTCTATCTCTACCGGTAAACTTGACAGTCATAAAATGCAGACATAG
- a CDS encoding cytidylate kinase family protein → MAMITISREFGSRGEEIAWLTAEKLNFLRVNKKMIEEGLLNQLSQENKLVILESGGHLLFKNHSPALHVRIICPREKRILRVKETYSLSDKAAAALIRQKDRDIQKYIEEIFNEDWSNLDLYDLIINTDKITIESASEIIANSFLIKEKCKNTTTPYQKEDSGTKIELSSKAKKEIKFMHPSEKEFAKMLDFYRIKWEYEPKTFPLGWDSEGNITEAFSPDFYLPDYDLYVEITTQRQKLVWKKNKKVRRLKEFYPEINIKIIYNKDFKSLLRKFGLESG, encoded by the coding sequence ATGGCAATGATTACTATATCCCGAGAATTCGGAAGCCGGGGAGAAGAAATTGCCTGGCTTACTGCTGAAAAATTAAATTTCCTCCGGGTGAACAAAAAAATGATTGAAGAAGGCCTTCTAAATCAGCTGTCCCAAGAAAATAAGTTGGTAATCCTGGAAAGTGGCGGTCACCTTCTCTTTAAGAACCATTCCCCAGCGCTTCATGTAAGAATTATATGTCCACGAGAAAAGAGAATCCTTCGGGTTAAAGAAACGTATTCATTAAGCGATAAAGCTGCAGCTGCACTGATCAGACAAAAGGACAGAGACATACAAAAATATATAGAAGAAATTTTCAATGAAGACTGGTCGAACTTAGATCTTTATGATTTAATTATAAATACGGATAAAATAACTATTGAAAGCGCTTCTGAAATCATAGCAAATTCATTTTTAATAAAAGAGAAATGTAAAAATACAACTACTCCTTACCAAAAAGAAGATTCAGGAACAAAAATTGAACTCTCCTCAAAAGCAAAAAAGGAAATTAAATTTATGCATCCCAGTGAAAAAGAATTCGCTAAAATGCTGGACTTCTACCGTATAAAATGGGAGTATGAGCCCAAGACATTTCCCCTGGGATGGGACAGCGAAGGAAATATTACCGAAGCCTTTTCCCCAGATTTTTACCTACCGGATTACGACCTTTACGTAGAAATTACCACCCAAAGGCAAAAGCTAGTTTGGAAAAAAAATAAAAAAGTACGACGGCTAAAAGAATTTTATCCAGAGATTAATATTAAAATTATCTATAATAAGGATTTTAAAAGTCTTTTGAGAAAATTTGGTTTAGAAAGCGGTTAA
- a CDS encoding class I SAM-dependent methyltransferase, producing the protein MQFLKTLDFAHLIVGRFVKAGDMVIDATAGNGQDSVFLAKLVGEEGRVIAFDIQEKAITATKEYLLQEGLLSRVHLVQDGHENMQNYIKTCVSAVMFNLGYLPGSDQSIITRSDTTLQGVKAALSLLFSGGVLTVVVYTGHPGGQEEWDGLESYLKKLDKKNFRVFLCKYLNLKKSPFLVVVEKF; encoded by the coding sequence GTGCAGTTTTTAAAGACCCTGGATTTTGCCCACCTGATTGTGGGCCGGTTTGTCAAGGCGGGGGATATGGTTATTGATGCGACGGCAGGAAATGGTCAGGATTCTGTCTTTTTGGCAAAATTAGTAGGGGAAGAAGGAAGAGTGATTGCCTTTGATATTCAGGAGAAGGCCATAACCGCTACTAAAGAATATTTGTTGCAGGAGGGGTTGTTGTCCCGGGTTCATTTAGTACAGGATGGACATGAGAACATGCAGAATTATATTAAGACTTGTGTATCTGCAGTGATGTTTAATCTGGGTTATCTTCCAGGGTCAGATCAAAGCATCATTACCCGTTCAGATACAACACTGCAGGGAGTTAAGGCGGCCCTTAGCCTGCTGTTTTCAGGGGGGGTTTTAACTGTGGTTGTATACACAGGTCACCCCGGAGGGCAGGAGGAATGGGATGGGTTAGAAAGCTATTTGAAGAAGCTGGATAAGAAAAACTTTCGGGTTTTTCTTTGCAAGTATTTGAATTTAAAAAAGTCCCCTTTCCTGGTAGTGGTAGAGAAGTTTTAA
- a CDS encoding NAD(P)-dependent malic enzyme, with translation MTSEKNFVRDSLNFHSKHQGKIEVISKVSIKDKADLSLAYTPGVAEPCKEIYREREMVYEYTTKGNMVAVVTDGSAVLGLGNIGPEAALPVMEGKAVLFKFFGGLDAFPICLNTQDADIIVETVKLLIPTFGGINLEDISAPRCFYIEERLKQETDVPVFHDDQHGTAVVVTAGLYNAVKMTGRDMESLKVVINGAGAAGTAITKLLLYLGVKRITICDSAGIIYPGRSRDMNPYKEELAGLTFPLGEHKNINEEQRTLKAALKNSDVFIGVSAPGVLTGEMVQLMAPKPIIFALANPIPEIMPQEALAAGCGVVATGRSDFTNQINNVLVFPGVLRGAMEVRAKDINNEMKVRAAKAIANLVTDQELSAGIIVPEVFDPRVAPNVAAAVAAAAVETGVAEREIKSREVYEKTQNMACSIGVGRDFLAKY, from the coding sequence TTGACATCAGAAAAAAATTTTGTAAGGGATTCTTTAAATTTTCATAGTAAGCATCAGGGTAAGATAGAGGTGATCAGTAAAGTCAGCATCAAGGATAAAGCAGACTTAAGTCTGGCCTATACGCCTGGGGTAGCGGAACCCTGCAAAGAAATATATCGGGAAAGGGAAATGGTTTATGAGTACACCACAAAGGGCAATATGGTCGCTGTGGTGACGGATGGTTCAGCCGTTTTAGGTTTGGGGAATATAGGCCCGGAAGCGGCTCTTCCCGTAATGGAGGGGAAGGCCGTTTTATTTAAGTTTTTTGGAGGACTGGATGCGTTTCCCATCTGTTTGAATACTCAGGATGCCGATATAATTGTAGAAACTGTAAAACTTCTTATTCCTACTTTTGGTGGCATTAACTTGGAAGATATTTCTGCTCCAAGATGTTTTTATATTGAAGAACGATTAAAGCAGGAAACAGATGTTCCTGTATTCCATGATGATCAGCATGGAACAGCTGTGGTGGTAACTGCGGGGCTGTACAATGCTGTAAAAATGACTGGAAGGGACATGGAATCTCTCAAGGTAGTAATAAATGGGGCCGGGGCTGCAGGAACCGCAATAACTAAGCTGTTATTGTACTTGGGAGTGAAAAGAATAACTATTTGTGATTCTGCAGGTATAATTTACCCTGGACGTTCCCGGGATATGAATCCATATAAAGAAGAATTAGCCGGGTTGACTTTTCCACTAGGGGAGCATAAAAATATTAATGAGGAACAAAGGACGTTGAAAGCTGCTTTAAAAAATTCTGATGTTTTTATTGGGGTTTCGGCACCAGGAGTGTTAACCGGTGAAATGGTACAGCTAATGGCTCCCAAGCCCATAATTTTTGCTCTGGCCAACCCCATTCCGGAAATAATGCCCCAGGAGGCTCTGGCCGCTGGATGTGGGGTAGTGGCCACCGGCCGGTCAGATTTTACAAATCAAATCAATAATGTACTGGTTTTCCCAGGGGTTTTGAGGGGGGCCATGGAAGTCCGGGCAAAAGATATTAACAATGAGATGAAGGTCAGAGCAGCAAAAGCTATCGCAAATTTAGTTACTGACCAGGAGTTAAGTGCTGGAATTATCGTGCCGGAAGTATTTGATCCCAGGGTAGCTCCTAACGTTGCTGCCGCTGTAGCTGCCGCTGCAGTGGAGACTGGAGTGGCCGAGCGTGAGATTAAATCCCGGGAGGTTTACGAAAAGACCCAAAATATGGCATGTTCAATTGGTGTGGGTAGAGATTTTTTAGCAAAATATTAA
- a CDS encoding glutaredoxin family protein, translating into MNEKVIVYTTPTCPFCDTVKEFLSKKGVSYVEYDVSEDENARQEMMDKSGRMAVPTMVINNEVIVGFDQEKIDELIH; encoded by the coding sequence ATGAATGAAAAAGTGATTGTATATACCACTCCAACCTGTCCTTTTTGTGATACGGTGAAAGAATTTCTTTCAAAAAAAGGAGTGTCCTATGTAGAATATGATGTTTCAGAAGATGAAAATGCCCGCCAGGAAATGATGGATAAGTCAGGGAGGATGGCTGTCCCCACCATGGTCATCAATAATGAAGTAATTGTAGGTTTTGACCAGGAAAAAATTGATGAGCTCATACATTAG